The nucleotide window AGGCTTGTATACGCCGGAGCTGACGCGCTGGCGTCGTCTGGATATGAAATTGTTTATCTTCCGGATTCTGAGGAGGCATTGGCTCATTCCGGATTTAATTTTGTCACCATTAGTCCTAGGGAAATTGTCATGCCCGCCGGCAATCCCAATCTTCAATTATTCCTTGAAAATCTCCATATCAAATGTCACACTGTTGATGTCTCTGAACTTTGCAAAGCTGCCGGCGCCATAGGGTGTCTAACAGGAGTACTTCACAGAGAATTCGTCTGAATTTCTGTGCCCAAACCCTACTCGCTAAATGAGTTTAAAGATCTCATTTGATTGACTTGCGTTTTGAGGGTCAGTATTCTAAACTGATGCAATAAGTAGGACAATTCAGAAAATATAAAGGCAAAGTGAGGTTAAAGATGAAACGACTCTTCTGGATTTTTTTGACCCTTTTTTTTATAACAAACGTTTGCGCTTCACCAAAGCGTTACGGGGATCTTGCTGAAGGGCCATACGACAAACTAGTGATCCAGAACATTATGGTGATACCAGGGCACGGTGGTCCACCGGTGGGGCCTTATGATATCATTATAGAACAGAACATGATCACTGAAATGACACCTTTTGATCCAGTTACTGCTGAACGCCGTGGCAATACTGACCGTGCCAGAGGTGATAGATTGATAGATGGAACCGGATTATATGCCATGCCAGGAATGACCGACCTCCACATGCATCTCCGGAAAGAACCCATGGAGATCGAATATGTCTATTACTTGAAATTGGCTCATGGTGTTACAACACTTGTACCCGCTGCGGATCGGGGACTTGAAGCCGGCATGTCTGAAGCGGAAAAAAGTAAGAAAAATGAAATCCTAGCTCCCCGTCTTTTTCCCATCTGGGGATGGGGAAGAAATGTCGATATGACACAAGTTGAGAAGGATGACCCAAAGAATGCCGACAAGATTGTCCGTAGAATGATTACCCAAGGGGCTCACGTGGTCAGCCTCGGTGGCCAAGCTTGGAGTCAAGAGTTATTCGCTGCAGCCTGTAAGGCGGTCTGGGAAAACGGCGGCATTACCACTGTTCATCTCCCTCCTTCCTCAAATGCTGTTGTTCAGGCAGTGGATGCTGCCCGGCTTGGGGTCACCATGATTGAACACCATTACGGTTATGGTGAATCCTCGCTGGACCGAAGCGTTCAAGACTTCCCCCGTGACTACAACTACAATGATGAAAATGCCAGATTCCGCCACGCTGGAAAAGTTTGGGTTGAAGCCGATAAAGAAAGGCTCCTTTCAGAAGTGGCAGACTCCCTTGTTGCATATGGCGTAACCATGCTCCCTACCCGTGTGGTATACGAAGCCAATCGGGACATTGTGCGGTCACAAAGCTTGCCATGGCATAAGAAGTATACCCACCAAGCCTTAATCAACTGGAACCTTCCCAATCCGGCTTATCATGGCTCTTATCACTATGACTGGACCTCCGATGATGAATATTACTGGTATTACGCCTTTGATCTGTGGGGAGACCTTATCTATGAATTCAACAAAAGAGGTGGTCGCGTAGCCTATGGTACTGATGATAACTATATCTGGGCCACACCGGGATTCTCAAACGTCCGAGAACTACAACTTCTCCGAGAATCGGGAATGCACAACCTTGAAGTGATAAAATCAGCCACTCTTAACAGTTCACAAACACTTCGACAAGAGAAACTGGGGCTTGTCAGACCAGGTTACATTGCAGATTTGGCGTTGGTGGATGGTAACCCCGCTTACAATCTTCGATTCCTATACAGTTTCGGTGCTCTAACAATAGATGAAAATGGCAGTATGATTCGCACCAAGGGAATTGTTCACACCATCAAGGATGGTATTGTAACTAACAATGCCAGACTAATGGAGGAGGTTGCGAAAATGGTGAAAAAATCGAAACGAGGGATTGGGCCGGACGCTGTGACTAAACCGTTTGTTATCGAATAAAGAATGGATACCGTCCGGTATGTACTGGCCGTTTTAATTGTGGTCACATTTCCTCCGATATGTCTCTTTTGGTTTCTTGTGCATCCCTTCGCCAATTCTTGGAGGAAAATCGATCCGTGGTGGACTTACGGAATTCTTTTCAGCCTGTTTTTTACCGTAATATTCATACTGTATCATTTTCGGCTGTCTCTCATCGGAACTGATTATGGATTTCAGCCAATCCTTGCGATTGCTGGTGTGTTTTGCTGGGTTGTAGCAGTCGTGATTTACTTGGAACGACGGAAGCACCTTACGAGCAATATATTGCTTGGTTATCCAGAGGTTTCAAAAAATGGATACCCTGGTAAACTCTTAACAAAAGACATTTATGGTAAAATGCGACACCCACGATATGTTGAAATCCAGTTTGGTTATTTCGGCTATGCATTGATAGCAAACTTTCTGGGTTTATACATTTTGACCATTCTCTGTATCCCGGCTCTATTTCTTGTAGTTTTACTTGAAGAAAAGGAGCTAATAGAACGGTTTGGCAAAGATTATGCTGTATACTCACAATCAGTTCCTCGATTCATTCCAAAGCGTATAAATAAATAAAATAACGGCTAGGAGGCTGATATGGGAATCAACAAAAATAATTCAGAGTACAAAGCCTTCGACTATCTGAACAAAAGGATTGACAACCGAGAATTTGATCTCCCAGAAACCGAAAATCATATTCCTCCTTACCCTATAAACTTGACTGAAAAACAAAATTCAGTGAGTGGTGAATTGGTCGAAAAGTGCGTAAGAATATCACTGTTGATGCTATTAACTATAACCGCTTTACAAGCCCAGGATCAGGACAGAGAGGCAGTGACCTCAACCCTGGATGCGCTCCATCTCTATGCTCATGAAGCTGACGGAAAGAAATACTTTTCTCTTTATACTGATGATGCAGTTTTCATGGGTACGGACGCCACAGAAAGGTGGCCTATTCCAGAATTTAAGACTTACGCAAACGCTCGATTTAACTCAGGCAAAGGGTGGACCTATACCCCCACCTCACGCCATATCTATTTTAACGAAAATAGAGATACGGCGTGGTTTGACGAAACGGTGGTAAACGCAAAATATGGGGAATGCAGGGGCACAGGTGTATTGGAGAAAATTGGGGGAGTGTGGAAAATCAGTCATTACAATCTAACCGTACCGGTTCCGAATGATCTTCTGGTAGCGGTAGTAGAAATGATCAAAGAACAGGAGAAGGGTAAATAATACAAAGGGAGATACAATGAAAAGATTCATATTGGTCTGTGTTGTTTTTTTATTCACGATTAATCTTGCCGAATCAAAGAAAACTGTCGATCATCCTCGTGTTTCTGAAGCGGTAAAGTTGGTGGAGATATGGCTCGATGCCCAAAGGGATTATGAGGGGATGCCGGGCATCTCCGCGGCCATCGTTCACGATCAAAACCTGATTTGGAGCGACGGATTCGGTTATTCCAATCCCGACAAAAAATCAAAGACAGATTCAAAAACTATTTATAGCATTTGCTCTATCTCAAAACTCTTTACCAGTATCGCTATTATGCAACTTAGGGATCAAGGAAAACTGCGTCTCAATGACCCTGTTTCAAAACATCTGCCTTGGTTTGATATTAAGAATTTGTACGCAGACAAGGGCGAATCAACTATTCAAAGTTTACTTACTCATTCCTCGGGATTACCTAGAGAATCAGATTTTCCCTACTGGTCTCCTCCTGACTTTCCCTTCCCTTCAAGTAAATCAATCAAAAACAAGATTTCTTCTCAAAAAACTCTTTACCCGGCTGATACCTATTTTCAGTATTCCAACCTGGGACTGACTTTGGCGGGTGAAATCGTTGCAGAGGTTTCAGGCACAAATTTTGACACTTATGTTGAAAAAAACATTATCCAACCTCTCGGTCTAAAAGATACCAGAACGGTGATGCCCAAAAAACTCTATGGCAAGCAACTGGCTGTAGGCCATTCCGCCCGGAACAGGGATGGAGAACGTCCTCAGGTTGAATTGTTCCACGCTGAAGGCATAGGTCCAGCGGCGGGATTCAGTTCTACCGTTGATGATCTTGCAAAGTTTGCCTCATGGCAATTCCGGCTCCTTGAAAATGGTGGTAAGGAGATTTTAAGCTCCAATACACTTCGTGAAATGCACCGTGTTCATTTTCTTGATGAAGACTGGCAGCCGGCTTGGGGGCTTGGTTTTTCAGTCTGGCGAGATGGAGAGAAAAAGTTTCTGGGGCACGGCGGGAGCTGCCCCGGCTATCGGTCTCAACTGCTGATTCAACCCAACAGTCAGATCGCCACGATCTTCATGACCAACGCCTCAGGGGTCAATTCACGGCGTTTCGCTCAGCAACTGTACAATATCATCTCCCTCGCCTTGAAAGAGGCAAGCTCCGATGGTAACGCCAAGACCTTGAAACCGGAATTCACTAAATACATTGGGCACTACAGTGAAGCACCGTGGGGCGGTGAGACGGCCGTAATCACCTGGGAAGGCGAACTGGCTACGGTTTCTCTGCCAACAAACGACCCCGTTGGTGCCATCACAAAACTAAAGCACATTGAAGGCGATACCTTCCGTCGCATCCGCGAAAATGATGAGATGGGGGAAGAAATTATTTTCGAGACCAATTCCTCTGGAAAAGTGATAAGGATGTGGCAACATCAGAACTTCGCACTCAAATTCAGATAACTCTCCAGCAGAATCTCATCACGATAGAATATGGGATGATGAGACGGCTGAATGGTACGATGAAGTATACGGAGACCATTTCTCCACAACACTGGCCGTAGATCTGGTTTCCTTTAATAAAACAGATGTGGTATTGGATATCGGCTGTGGTAGCGGATCATCATGCAGGTCGGTGGCCAATGAAGTTACAGAAGGTCGAGTCATAGGAATAGACCCAACCCCCGGTATGGTGAGGATAGCAAGAGAAAAAAGCACTGATGCCCCAAATGTGGCAATCATTGAGTTTATGGATGGCAAAGCCGAAAGAATTCCTATGGATGACAGATCGGTGACAGTTGCCATGGCTGTCAATTCATTCCATCACTGGGATGATGTAGACGAAGGACTGGCGGAGGTGTTGCGTGTTCTGAAAAAGAACGGGCGATTTTTCATCGCAGACGAAAAACTGGAAAACGACCTTACCCACGGTGAGGGACCCATTTCAGATCCAACAAACATTGAAAAACTTCTTTTGGACGCAGGTTTTGTTGACGTCGCTATCAGCGACCACCGCCATGACGATGAAGAGATGTATTTATTCTCATCGATAAAAAAGTGAAAACCGACTGTTCAATCGGGTTAGAATCGGGANNNNNNNNNNNNNNNNNNNNNNNNNNNNNNNNNNNNNNNNNNNNNNNNNNNNNNNNNNNNNNNNNNNNNNNNNNNNNNNNNNNNNNNNNNNNNNNNNNNNAATCGGGAGACTGTCTTTACTTCTTTTTCTTCTTCCCTCTTTTGAAAAAACCCTTCTTCTTTGGTTTCTCGTCTTCCTCTTCTTCCCCCTCACTTTTTGGCGTGGCTTCAGATTCCCCATCGGATTCAGTGGTCTTGGTTTCCAGTCGTTTTTCCCAGTC belongs to Candidatus Neomarinimicrobiota bacterium and includes:
- a CDS encoding serine hydrolase; protein product: MKRFILVCVVFLFTINLAESKKTVDHPRVSEAVKLVEIWLDAQRDYEGMPGISAAIVHDQNLIWSDGFGYSNPDKKSKTDSKTIYSICSISKLFTSIAIMQLRDQGKLRLNDPVSKHLPWFDIKNLYADKGESTIQSLLTHSSGLPRESDFPYWSPPDFPFPSSKSIKNKISSQKTLYPADTYFQYSNLGLTLAGEIVAEVSGTNFDTYVEKNIIQPLGLKDTRTVMPKKLYGKQLAVGHSARNRDGERPQVELFHAEGIGPAAGFSSTVDDLAKFASWQFRLLENGGKEILSSNTLREMHRVHFLDEDWQPAWGLGFSVWRDGEKKFLGHGGSCPGYRSQLLIQPNSQIATIFMTNASGVNSRRFAQQLYNIISLALKEASSDGNAKTLKPEFTKYIGHYSEAPWGGETAVITWEGELATVSLPTNDPVGAITKLKHIEGDTFRRIRENDEMGEEIIFETNSSGKVIRMWQHQNFALKFR
- a CDS encoding methyltransferase domain-containing protein, which translates into the protein MRTSHSNSDNSPAESHHDRIWDDETAEWYDEVYGDHFSTTLAVDLVSFNKTDVVLDIGCGSGSSCRSVANEVTEGRVIGIDPTPGMVRIAREKSTDAPNVAIIEFMDGKAERIPMDDRSVTVAMAVNSFHHWDDVDEGLAEVLRVLKKNGRFFIADEKLENDLTHGEGPISDPTNIEKLLLDAGFVDVAISDHRHDDEEMYLFSSIKK
- a CDS encoding amidohydrolase; this encodes MKRLFWIFLTLFFITNVCASPKRYGDLAEGPYDKLVIQNIMVIPGHGGPPVGPYDIIIEQNMITEMTPFDPVTAERRGNTDRARGDRLIDGTGLYAMPGMTDLHMHLRKEPMEIEYVYYLKLAHGVTTLVPAADRGLEAGMSEAEKSKKNEILAPRLFPIWGWGRNVDMTQVEKDDPKNADKIVRRMITQGAHVVSLGGQAWSQELFAAACKAVWENGGITTVHLPPSSNAVVQAVDAARLGVTMIEHHYGYGESSLDRSVQDFPRDYNYNDENARFRHAGKVWVEADKERLLSEVADSLVAYGVTMLPTRVVYEANRDIVRSQSLPWHKKYTHQALINWNLPNPAYHGSYHYDWTSDDEYYWYYAFDLWGDLIYEFNKRGGRVAYGTDDNYIWATPGFSNVRELQLLRESGMHNLEVIKSATLNSSQTLRQEKLGLVRPGYIADLALVDGNPAYNLRFLYSFGALTIDENGSMIRTKGIVHTIKDGIVTNNARLMEEVAKMVKKSKRGIGPDAVTKPFVIE
- a CDS encoding protein with SnoaL 3 domain, NTF 2 superfamily, yielding MLLTITALQAQDQDREAVTSTLDALHLYAHEADGKKYFSLYTDDAVFMGTDATERWPIPEFKTYANARFNSGKGWTYTPTSRHIYFNENRDTAWFDETVVNAKYGECRGTGVLEKIGGVWKISHYNLTVPVPNDLLVAVVEMIKEQEKGK